One Prolixibacteraceae bacterium DNA segment encodes these proteins:
- a CDS encoding sulfatase-like hydrolase/transferase: MIKSVKRVTFLMGSMLLILQLCRILFVLFNYSLFQNVSIEKYIPIFLVGLRYDIATLCLYNTPLLILFLQFYRYTYNKIIESVLMTLFVIVNTVILITNLVDVFYFAFTLKRITFSIFDYLGTQANMESLGLEFLFTYWYAFVLLFILLIVLFLVFKRSKTWVENKKETNNNVYPIVICFVFMWGIGMKGCIDISSRCLRSVDSVSSLHEPITASISLNSAYSLWESALYPCIKISDNRSVEKKNIVSPVVPVNKNVIVIILESFTAEASKLLNSEGVGYTPFLDSLMQNSYYFSHATANGRKSIDALPAVFASIPAMQTPYILQKEKKPVATLPKQLSELGYETYFFHGSHNATMGFRDFCKFSGVANYRGLDQYPFPKRDFDGTWGIWDEPYLKYMAHELDNGPKPFFSTVFTLTSHNPFVLPSEYNGKFPQGENGIEPTISYTDHALRMFFKEVSLMPWYNNTLFVITADHSIKAWHKNYATSEKAFHIPLIFFDPGNDLKGVDCQSAQQIDIYPTVMEYLNIPVSVDIPGHNLFDPDQPKFSISIINECYQFTMDRMLYQYDGESVIAIYDLESDPLEEYNLVANKSDYTADIDILRSWIKKYQH; this comes from the coding sequence ATGATTAAATCTGTAAAGAGAGTCACTTTTTTGATGGGTTCGATGCTACTGATTCTTCAGTTGTGTAGAATCTTATTTGTGTTATTTAACTATTCATTATTTCAAAATGTCTCCATCGAAAAGTATATTCCTATTTTTTTAGTTGGTTTAAGATATGATATCGCAACCTTATGTCTTTATAATACGCCATTATTGATTCTTTTTCTTCAATTTTATCGATATACTTATAATAAAATCATAGAATCTGTATTGATGACGCTCTTTGTTATTGTAAATACGGTTATTCTTATTACAAACTTAGTCGATGTTTTCTATTTCGCTTTTACGTTGAAAAGAATCACATTTTCGATTTTTGATTATTTGGGAACGCAGGCGAATATGGAAAGTTTAGGACTAGAGTTTCTTTTTACTTATTGGTATGCTTTTGTTCTTTTATTTATATTATTGATTGTTCTGTTTCTAGTTTTCAAGAGATCCAAAACATGGGTTGAGAACAAAAAAGAAACAAATAACAACGTTTATCCGATAGTGATATGCTTTGTTTTTATGTGGGGTATTGGTATGAAAGGATGCATTGATATATCTTCGAGGTGTTTAAGATCCGTAGATTCGGTATCTTCTCTTCATGAACCTATTACTGCTTCTATATCTCTAAACTCTGCATATTCTTTATGGGAGTCTGCTCTATATCCTTGTATAAAGATTTCTGATAATAGGTCGGTAGAGAAGAAAAATATTGTTTCGCCAGTAGTCCCTGTGAATAAAAATGTTATCGTGATCATTTTGGAAAGTTTCACTGCTGAAGCTTCCAAGTTGTTGAATTCAGAAGGAGTTGGTTATACTCCTTTTTTGGACTCATTAATGCAGAACAGCTATTATTTCTCTCATGCGACTGCGAATGGTCGTAAAAGTATTGATGCACTTCCTGCAGTTTTTGCATCAATCCCTGCAATGCAAACACCATATATTCTGCAAAAAGAGAAGAAACCTGTTGCTACATTGCCAAAACAACTAAGCGAGTTAGGATACGAAACATATTTCTTTCATGGCTCACATAATGCCACAATGGGGTTTCGTGATTTTTGCAAATTTAGTGGTGTGGCTAATTATCGTGGATTAGATCAGTATCCTTTCCCAAAAAGAGATTTTGATGGGACATGGGGGATTTGGGATGAACCATATCTAAAATATATGGCTCATGAGCTAGACAATGGACCCAAACCTTTCTTCTCCACTGTATTCACCCTTACATCGCACAATCCTTTTGTGTTACCTTCTGAATATAACGGGAAATTTCCTCAAGGAGAGAATGGTATTGAGCCAACGATTTCTTATACAGATCATGCTCTACGTATGTTTTTTAAAGAAGTTAGTCTAATGCCGTGGTATAACAATACTCTTTTTGTTATTACTGCCGATCACTCCATTAAAGCTTGGCATAAAAATTATGCAACTTCAGAAAAAGCATTTCATATTCCGCTCATTTTTTTTGATCCGGGGAATGACTTGAAAGGAGTCGATTGTCAAAGTGCGCAACAAATAGATATTTATCCAACGGTGATGGAGTATCTGAATATCCCTGTTTCCGTAGACATTCCAGGCCATAATCTTTTTGACCCAGATCAACCAAAGTTTTCAATTTCGATCATCAACGAGTGTTATCAATTTACAATGGATCGTATGTTGTATCAATATGATGGAGAGAGTGTTATTGCAATTTATGATCTTGAATCTGATCCATTGGAAGAGTATAATTTAGTTGCAAATAAGAGCGATTACACTGCTGATATAGATATTCTGAGATCTTGGATAAAAAAGTATCAACATTAA
- a CDS encoding DUF5686 and carboxypeptidase regulatory-like domain-containing protein produces MLTFLFSFSTLHLFGEGIKGKIVDSKTKEALPFVQILVKGTYIGVVTNVDGEFKLEIPSLPAELVVRYLGYNSMTYNVTSYKQDIQIVLEQENINLETVLVVPNKSYDKILLRKIIKNRKKNNPDNRRNVSFRDYSRTSVFLNNINKESISNSKIFKNQVDAMISISDSTVMMPFFLEENITDCYRHKKGEKDSLHVILSQNNAVMTEVKDQIKGVLNKRLTSDVNFYKSQIVVFQRGFPSPISKLSSLYYNTYLTDSISDGEYKQYKFKFFPKSKKNITFSGYFWVDSETWSLTEVHAELPNEANINFVNNFSVSVNYAKDAQGKWFYNQQKVKLDLSIFKKKDELDGKPLLVQKVNTYRVLDQRKQGVSTHLVATGRQDSILQSVRIYAPMDSMEQKAEVGINKLKNNVLLKNIDRFGAMTLNGYYNLNKIDIGPYFAFYSTNEIEGSKVTLPLRTSAKMFDNFTVGGYLGYGFKSKAFDYGANIGYQFRSPKRAIISSKYHYDYFDLTRNKFMEFIQENPYQKGGGNIISSYTSFEPNPYVMKNQHLDLAFEYEVSKSLGFMWRGSVNRNYSNLNVPFVSDGKSLPYFDTQSILFDTRFSFDQDYDELFFSRIYYGNEKPIIHVGMLLGHYNINNLDVPKSGYYAQLNISFKNRVNIGPTFLKTLIEFGGIIGDVPYPVLNMTKGSRDLGSARYHYNLLHHTSYISDIYLNTHLAYNTGGILFNKIPLIKNLNLREMFTFKAYYGKLTGNHNSVMEIPSFFTTSSNVPYMETSVGVTNIFKCLRVEYVYRINKDKSFDSFSDRSGIRCRIEVTF; encoded by the coding sequence GTGCTAACTTTTTTGTTTTCGTTTTCTACACTTCATCTTTTTGGTGAAGGGATCAAGGGAAAGATAGTGGATTCAAAGACAAAAGAAGCTCTGCCTTTTGTTCAAATACTTGTTAAAGGCACCTATATCGGTGTCGTTACAAATGTAGATGGAGAATTTAAATTAGAGATCCCCTCTCTCCCTGCTGAGCTTGTTGTGCGTTATCTTGGCTATAACTCCATGACTTACAATGTAACTTCATATAAACAAGACATTCAAATTGTTTTAGAACAGGAGAATATTAATTTGGAAACGGTATTGGTTGTTCCCAATAAATCGTATGATAAAATACTTCTTAGAAAGATCATAAAAAACCGCAAAAAGAACAATCCTGACAATCGCAGAAATGTCTCTTTTCGTGATTATTCTCGAACGTCAGTATTTCTTAATAATATAAACAAAGAGAGTATATCTAATTCAAAGATTTTCAAGAATCAGGTGGATGCGATGATAAGCATTTCAGATTCTACTGTGATGATGCCTTTCTTCTTAGAAGAGAATATCACCGATTGTTATCGACACAAAAAAGGAGAAAAAGATAGTTTGCACGTTATTTTGAGTCAAAATAATGCAGTGATGACAGAGGTGAAGGATCAAATCAAGGGAGTGCTTAACAAACGATTAACTTCAGATGTAAATTTCTATAAGAGTCAAATTGTTGTATTTCAACGTGGTTTTCCTAGTCCGATTTCAAAACTGTCATCCCTATATTATAATACATATTTAACAGACAGTATTTCAGATGGTGAGTACAAGCAGTATAAGTTCAAGTTCTTTCCAAAAAGTAAGAAAAATATCACTTTCTCTGGATACTTTTGGGTGGATAGTGAAACATGGTCTTTAACAGAGGTACACGCAGAACTCCCTAATGAAGCCAACATTAATTTTGTGAATAATTTTTCTGTATCAGTCAATTATGCTAAAGATGCCCAAGGGAAATGGTTTTATAACCAGCAAAAAGTGAAGTTAGATCTTTCTATATTCAAAAAAAAGGATGAGCTAGATGGTAAGCCTCTATTGGTTCAAAAGGTCAATACTTATCGTGTGTTAGACCAAAGAAAACAAGGGGTTTCAACACATTTAGTTGCGACAGGAAGACAAGATTCTATACTTCAGTCAGTTCGTATTTATGCCCCGATGGATAGTATGGAACAGAAGGCTGAAGTAGGCATAAATAAATTAAAAAATAATGTTCTTCTTAAAAATATCGATCGATTTGGTGCAATGACACTTAATGGTTATTATAATCTAAATAAAATAGATATCGGACCCTATTTTGCATTTTATTCCACCAATGAGATTGAGGGTAGCAAGGTAACACTTCCTTTACGAACAAGTGCAAAGATGTTTGATAATTTTACTGTCGGAGGATATCTTGGCTATGGTTTCAAAAGTAAAGCCTTTGACTATGGTGCAAATATCGGCTATCAGTTTAGATCTCCTAAAAGAGCAATTATATCGAGTAAATATCATTATGATTATTTCGATCTAACACGAAATAAATTTATGGAATTTATTCAAGAGAATCCATATCAAAAAGGGGGTGGGAATATCATCTCTTCTTATACTTCATTTGAACCGAATCCATATGTGATGAAAAATCAACATTTAGATCTTGCTTTTGAGTATGAAGTTTCGAAGAGCTTAGGTTTTATGTGGAGAGGTTCTGTAAATAGAAATTATAGCAATCTCAATGTTCCGTTTGTTTCTGATGGAAAATCGTTACCATATTTTGATACGCAATCCATATTGTTTGATACTCGTTTTTCATTTGATCAAGATTATGATGAATTGTTTTTTTCTAGAATTTATTATGGTAATGAAAAACCTATTATTCATGTTGGAATGCTATTGGGGCATTACAATATAAATAATTTAGATGTGCCAAAGTCTGGGTATTATGCTCAGTTGAACATATCATTTAAAAATCGAGTTAATATTGGACCAACCTTTTTGAAAACATTAATTGAATTTGGTGGTATTATAGGAGATGTCCCATATCCGGTATTGAATATGACAAAAGGTTCGAGAGATCTTGGTTCTGCTAGATATCACTATAACCTTTTACATCACACTTCTTATATCAGTGATATATACTTAAATACGCATTTAGCATATAATACTGGTGGAATTCTTTTTAACAAGATTCCGTTGATTAAGAATCTAAATCTTAGAGAAATGTTTACGTTTAAGGCATACTATGGAAAGCTAACGGGAAATCATAATAGTGTGATGGAGATTCCTTCATTCTTTACAACATCTAGTAATGTCCCATACATGGAGACAAGTGTTGGTGTTACAAATATTTTCAAATGTCTTCGTGTTGAATATGTCTATCGTATTAATAAAGATAAAAGTTTTGATAGCTTCTCTGATAGAAGTGGAATACGATGTCGTATAGAGGTTACGTTCTAA